A region of Gemmatimonadota bacterium DNA encodes the following proteins:
- a CDS encoding CDGSH iron-sulfur domain-containing protein, whose protein sequence is MSDTPTPLRVTIRSATPCAPYVLNGDFEVVDGDGNPIELPPRVNQQRLSLCSCGQSAKWPVCDGTHKGMIPIAPTP, encoded by the coding sequence ATGTCAGACACCCCCACGCCCCTTCGCGTCACCATCCGCAGTGCCACACCCTGCGCGCCCTACGTCCTCAACGGCGATTTCGAAGTCGTCGATGGCGACGGCAACCCCATCGAGTTGCCGCCGCGCGTGAATCAGCAGCGGCTCTCGCTCTGTTCCTGTGGCCAGAGCGCCAAGTGGCCGGTCTGTGACGGCACCCACAAGGGCATGATCCCGATCGCCCCGACGCCCTGA
- a CDS encoding stage II sporulation protein M: protein MADTPAPTYRQHFELETPEHVVLDYELAGVGSRALAALVDMLLVFILSLVVTVSLLFWGNFSGWISALQILLLYSLIWLYFALFEGLRRGQTPGKRMVGIRTIRDSGHGLTFADAATRHLLTPIDMVGMIGLVLIAVHPRAKRLGDLVAGTVVVRDQPVEVARPAEPVDDAVDAEADGSPELADDEFALVREFIGRAPSLPRPVRNRFATQFAARFAGRFPDRPGDDFQFLQELYNRERGRRRGKFGARSGGGRRAVSERLLARKGARWDAFDLLAGRVARGGLDVLSAEELPDFAARYREVAADLARVRTYGADPVVSARLERLVAAGHNALYRAERRSWRRLSRFLVVEAPAAVVASWRTVLLAAALFIVPGIGGYALLREQPGLAPSLIPDVMLERAEAGQSRGPAGSGYVEVSAEKRPVMATSIIANNVRVAVACFASGVVFGVGSLLLLAFNGLQLGAVSGHFANLGVLGYLWSFVMGHGVLELFAIWVAGAAGFLLGRAVIVPGDYSRRDALVLASRRALPMVAAAVVLLIVAGLIEGLISASTATLTHASR from the coding sequence ATGGCCGACACTCCGGCACCGACCTATCGGCAGCATTTCGAGCTCGAAACACCGGAGCACGTCGTCCTCGACTACGAGCTCGCCGGCGTCGGCAGCCGTGCGCTCGCGGCCCTCGTCGATATGCTGCTGGTCTTCATCCTTTCCCTGGTGGTGACGGTCTCGCTGCTCTTCTGGGGGAACTTCTCCGGCTGGATCAGTGCGTTGCAAATCCTGTTGCTCTACTCGCTGATCTGGCTCTACTTCGCGCTCTTCGAGGGGTTGCGCCGCGGCCAGACGCCCGGGAAGCGGATGGTGGGGATCCGCACCATCCGCGACAGCGGGCATGGATTGACCTTTGCGGATGCCGCGACCCGCCACCTGCTGACACCGATCGACATGGTCGGCATGATCGGGTTGGTCCTGATCGCCGTTCACCCGCGAGCGAAACGGCTCGGCGATCTGGTCGCCGGGACGGTGGTGGTGCGTGATCAACCCGTCGAGGTGGCCCGACCGGCCGAGCCGGTCGACGACGCCGTCGATGCGGAGGCGGATGGCTCGCCGGAGTTGGCGGACGACGAGTTTGCCCTGGTGCGCGAATTCATCGGGCGGGCGCCATCCCTGCCGCGTCCGGTGCGCAATCGGTTCGCCACGCAGTTCGCGGCGCGCTTTGCCGGCCGCTTTCCGGATCGTCCGGGCGACGACTTCCAATTCCTGCAGGAGTTGTACAACCGCGAGCGTGGCCGCCGGCGCGGCAAGTTCGGCGCACGGAGTGGCGGCGGGCGACGCGCGGTGTCCGAACGGCTGTTGGCGCGGAAGGGCGCCCGCTGGGATGCCTTTGACCTTTTGGCCGGGCGCGTCGCGCGCGGCGGACTCGACGTGTTGAGCGCCGAGGAGTTGCCGGACTTCGCCGCCCGCTACCGCGAGGTGGCGGCCGACCTGGCCCGGGTCCGCACCTATGGCGCCGACCCCGTCGTGTCGGCGCGGCTCGAGCGCCTCGTCGCCGCCGGACACAACGCGCTCTATCGTGCGGAGCGGCGGAGCTGGCGCCGACTCTCACGATTCCTGGTCGTCGAGGCGCCGGCCGCGGTGGTGGCTTCGTGGCGGACGGTGCTGCTCGCCGCGGCGCTCTTCATCGTGCCGGGGATCGGCGGTTACGCCTTGCTGCGCGAACAGCCCGGGCTCGCCCCGTCGCTCATCCCCGACGTGATGCTCGAGCGCGCCGAGGCTGGGCAAAGCCGAGGACCCGCGGGGAGTGGGTACGTCGAGGTGTCGGCCGAGAAGCGGCCGGTGATGGCCACGTCGATCATCGCCAACAATGTGCGGGTCGCGGTCGCGTGCTTTGCCTCCGGTGTGGTGTTTGGCGTCGGCTCGTTGCTGCTGCTGGCCTTCAATGGCCTGCAACTCGGCGCGGTCAGCGGCCACTTCGCGAACCTTGGTGTGCTGGGCTATCTCTGGAGTTTCGTGATGGGGCACGGCGTGCTGGAGCTGTTTGCGATCTGGGTGGCGGGTGCGGCCGGCTTCCTGCTCGGTCGGGCGGTCATCGTCCCGGGCGACTACAGCCGGCGTGACGCGCTGGTGCTGGCCTCGCGGCGCGCCTTGCCGATGGTCGCCGCCGCGGTGGTGCTGTTGATCGTCGCCGGGCTGATCGAAGGACTGATCTCGGCGAGCACCGCGACGCTGACGCACGCCTCGCGGTGA
- a CDS encoding DUF4129 domain-containing protein, with amino-acid sequence MITAQGDSLRTLLDSVFAAPTYRWSEPTDPLAAVRLRFAELMDWIRHLESNSPALYLVVVGILVALLVAVLVHVGWLVWQTLRAPPTVAAIMPSAAERRDAAWFRAEADRLASAGRYREAVQADFLALVLTLDGWGAMHFHPSKTPAEYLGEPALRGEAREEFRDLVRQLYRIVFGGAACDAADYAEWRRRAAPERYAPAH; translated from the coding sequence GTGATCACGGCCCAAGGGGATTCGCTCCGCACCCTCCTCGACTCGGTCTTCGCCGCACCAACGTATCGGTGGAGCGAGCCGACGGATCCCCTCGCCGCGGTGCGACTGCGCTTCGCCGAATTGATGGACTGGATCAGGCACCTCGAATCGAACAGCCCCGCACTCTATCTGGTGGTGGTCGGGATCCTGGTGGCGCTCCTGGTGGCGGTGCTGGTGCACGTCGGCTGGCTGGTGTGGCAGACACTGCGTGCGCCGCCGACTGTCGCCGCGATCATGCCGAGTGCGGCGGAACGGCGTGACGCCGCCTGGTTCCGCGCCGAGGCCGATCGTCTCGCGAGCGCGGGGCGCTATCGCGAGGCGGTCCAGGCCGATTTTCTCGCGCTGGTCCTGACGCTCGACGGCTGGGGTGCGATGCACTTCCATCCCAGCAAGACGCCGGCAGAATATCTCGGCGAACCCGCGCTTCGTGGCGAAGCGCGCGAGGAATTCCGCGACCTGGTCCGCCAGCTCTACCGCATTGTCTTCGGCGGCGCGGCCTGCGACGCGGCCGACTACGCAGAATGGCGCCGTCGCGCCGCGCCGGAGCGCTATGCGCCCGCGCACTGA